The nucleotide window TCTCCGATTTGGATCTGGTGTGCGATATTTGCCATCGTTCTATTTGCCCTAAATGCACTTTCAGCTCGTGCGTTTGGTGAGGCTGAATTTTGGTTCTCAAGTATTAAAATTTTTGCTATCATAGCGTTTATTGTATTAGGTGGAGCTGCCATGTTTGGGTTTATTCACATGAAAGGCGGCCAGCCGGCGCCATTTATGACGAATTTCACCGCACACGGCCTCTTGCCACATGGGATAACAGCCTTACTAATCACGATGATTACCGTAAACTTTTCGTTCCAAGGTACAGAATTAATTGGGATCGCCGCGGGAGAAAGTGAAGAGCCTGAAAAAACGATTCCAAAGTCGATTAAACAAACCGTTTGGCGGACTCTTTTCTTCTTTGTATTAGCCATCTTTGTTTTATCAGGTTTAATACCAACGGAAAAAGCTGGAGTAATTGAAAGCCCATTCGTAGTGGTATTTGATAGTATTGGAATCCCATATGCAGCAGATATTATGAACTTTGTTGTTTTAACAGCATTACTTTCTGTGGCGAACTCTGGTCTCTATGCTGCAACCCGGATGTTGTATGCCATGGGAAGGGAGAAAATGGCTAGTCCCCTACTAACGAAGGTATCGAAAAGAGGAGTTCCTGTTAATGCCCTTATTTTAACTATTGGAATTGCCCTATTATCACTATTATCAAGTGTAGTAGCTGCTAGTACTGTGTTTGTATGGCTTATTTCTGTCGCGGGACTAGGTGCGCAAGTTGGCTGGATTTCCATCACCGCTTCACAAATTGCCTTCCGCAGGAAATTCATTCGTGAAGGCGGAAAAGTGGAAGACCTTAAATTCAGAACACCGTTATTCCCATTCCTGCCAATCCTGGGATTAACGTTAAACATTATCGTCCTACTCAGCTTAGCATTTGATTCTGAGCAGCGAGTTGCACTGTATTGCGGAGTTCCATTTGTCATTGCCTGCTATTTAATTTATCACTTTAAAATCAAAAAGAATCGTGAGCAGGACGATTTGGGAGAACAGGAACTTCAACTACAATCCGATAAAAAGATGATTATATAAACTTTTAAAAAAACGCTTGGGCTCAAGCGTTTTTCTTTTTTAATAAGCAAGGGAATTGGAAGACTATGTTAAAATGGAGACGTAAATTAATGGAAAATATAGGGGGTGAACGGTAATGAACGGTTTTTTATATGCTGCGTATGCGGTAATATTGGCTATTGTCTCCATTTATACTGGTGAGATCGTAACTTTTGTCATGCTTGGTTTTATTCTCATAAGCTTACAAAATATCAATTCAACATTAAAGAAAGTGGTTGAAGCCACTAAATCAAAGGATTAATATAAAAAGGTGTTTGGTAGAGGTGGTCAATTATCTGGGGGTATGGATACTAACAGAATAGGTACAAAAACTAATCAAACAATTGATTGAATGGCAAGAGACCCTGGTATGACTGGTCTGGTAAAACTAATCAAACAATTGGTTAAACCGAGGGACACTTGGAATGACAAACAAGGTTACCTAATTAAACGTTTGATTAATTTATTTTAAAATAAAGCGCAAGAACCGTCCCCTGCTTCCACTGCTACAAATTGTACATTATTATTGAATCAAGGTGAACATCATATGATAGACAAACAGAAGAAAATTCCTTCGTTAGCGTCAAATTCAGTCCGTCTGGCTGTATTGTTGGCGATAGTTGGTGGCTTTTTAGATGCGTATACTTTCGTAAGCAGAGATGGAGTATTTGCAAATGCCCAGACAGGGAATATCGTTTTATTTGCGGTAAAAGTGGCGAATGGGGAGTGGAAAAGTTCTCTCCTTTATATTGTTCCCATTTCAGCTTTTATTCTGGGGGTTTTAGTATCCGAGGTAGTGAAGCTTCCTCAGATAAGGCAAGCTTTGCATAGCTATAGACGTTCGATCCTTATTTTGGAATGCGTGGTATTGGTTGTTGTCGGTATTTTGCCGAGTGGTGCCCCGAATTTAGCGGTAACGGTAAGTATTTCATTTGTATCATCATTGCAAATCTCTACATTCAATAAACTTGATAAGTGGGCATATAACTCGACGATGACAACAGGCAACCTTCGAACCGCAACACAAGCAGCATATGCGGCATTTATTGAACATAATCCGGAAGCAAAGAAGAAGTTTAAAGAATTCAACGGCATTATTCTTTCCTTTTTATTTGGTGCTTTAACCGGGACAGTGACCACCACTTATATAGGGAATGCATCTATTTGGATTGCATCAGGATTTTTAGTGATTGCTCTTGTTTTATATCATAGGGATAGAGGATA belongs to Neobacillus sp. OS1-2 and includes:
- a CDS encoding YoaK family protein codes for the protein MIDKQKKIPSLASNSVRLAVLLAIVGGFLDAYTFVSRDGVFANAQTGNIVLFAVKVANGEWKSSLLYIVPISAFILGVLVSEVVKLPQIRQALHSYRRSILILECVVLVVVGILPSGAPNLAVTVSISFVSSLQISTFNKLDKWAYNSTMTTGNLRTATQAAYAAFIEHNPEAKKKFKEFNGIILSFLFGALTGTVTTTYIGNASIWIASGFLVIALVLYHRDRGYIRSPITLK
- a CDS encoding amino acid permease encodes the protein MNLQESNSTHELKRTMKSRHLFMISLGGVIGSGLFLGSGYTISHAGPAGAILSYIVGGFIMFLTMLCLGEMSVAMPVSGSFQTYTTKFIGPGTGFALGWLYWLGWAVTVALELLSAGQLMQRWFPNSPIWIWCAIFAIVLFALNALSARAFGEAEFWFSSIKIFAIIAFIVLGGAAMFGFIHMKGGQPAPFMTNFTAHGLLPHGITALLITMITVNFSFQGTELIGIAAGESEEPEKTIPKSIKQTVWRTLFFFVLAIFVLSGLIPTEKAGVIESPFVVVFDSIGIPYAADIMNFVVLTALLSVANSGLYAATRMLYAMGREKMASPLLTKVSKRGVPVNALILTIGIALLSLLSSVVAASTVFVWLISVAGLGAQVGWISITASQIAFRRKFIREGGKVEDLKFRTPLFPFLPILGLTLNIIVLLSLAFDSEQRVALYCGVPFVIACYLIYHFKIKKNREQDDLGEQELQLQSDKKMII